The Candidatus Neomarinimicrobiota bacterium DNA segment AATTGAATCCGGCGGAAACCTGCATGGCTATGGGGGAGGGCTCTGGCGTAAGAAACAGCTCCTCGAACTTGAAAGCAGCAGCTTCTCAAGATATAAGGGGCTGACGCCGATCTGCTCTTATAATATGTAGATGAAACTGAATGCCGGATCAGGTACTTCTCTCACTGAATTAGAACTCCGCCGGCTCAATCATATTATGTCATCAAGCGTTATTTCCGTTGTGAAAACGGTCAGTGCTCTTCCGCTTACTTTTACTTTTTCCGGCTCGCCATCCGATATTTCAACAACGACATCTACGTATCCGGGGCGGCCCATTGCCACTCCCTGCTCTCCCCTGAACCTGAATTCCTTCCCGTCATGTTCGACGAGCCTGTTGTGAACTAAATACGCTCCGAGCGGACCGTTCCCGTTTCCTGTAACAGGATCCTCGTTTATACCGATGGCAGGCGCAAACATTCGCGCTGTTGTCAATATATCTTCTCGTCCTGTATCGAATGTA contains these protein-coding regions:
- a CDS encoding PhzF family phenazine biosynthesis isomerase translates to KVEISDILDRDVTEEILSAFGISSSDLYENCPVQIVSTGGPKVMLGLQSSELLNSLEPSLPRLKEISKAINCPAYFSFTFDTGREDILTTARMFAPAIGINEDPVTGNGNGPLGAYLVHNRLVEHDGKEFRFRGEQGVAMGRPGYVDVVVEISDGEPEKVKVSGRALTVFTTEITLDDII